Proteins from a single region of Paraglaciecola sp. T6c:
- a CDS encoding aromatic ring-hydroxylating dioxygenase subunit alpha, whose product MYPFKYKSSIVRNRWYMAAFSTEITREPMERTMLNKPVVMYRKEDGTPVAMYGLCPHRYLPLVQGRVEGDAIVCGYHGFKFADTGECIQIPSQPKVTGRICQPVYKIIEKGPICWIWMGDEDKCDIDLIPPYEDFGLDQPGWDFHSANYFHLEGRSQLLVDNLMDLTHLPYVHHHIAGKDSMADIPIVTEERERSYRITRNGKAPWNDYFKMVFGPEAEFEGVCDFMIKSDFFGPEFMSTSLPIITAVPGKSEVPKELGSLMILHGATPETDTTTHYFGFSTRNFRLGDESLNQFQLAADQKIRAQDQVAINAVEKRLDFAVTQQRELLVGADKPAVQVRRRIEAMLAEENVPLADA is encoded by the coding sequence ATGTATCCATTTAAATATAAAAGTTCAATCGTGCGCAACCGTTGGTATATGGCGGCATTTTCAACCGAAATAACCCGTGAGCCAATGGAACGCACCATGCTAAACAAGCCTGTGGTTATGTATCGTAAAGAAGATGGTACGCCCGTTGCCATGTATGGCTTATGCCCCCACCGTTATCTACCTCTGGTGCAAGGTCGCGTTGAAGGCGATGCTATTGTGTGTGGTTACCACGGGTTCAAATTTGCTGATACTGGCGAGTGCATTCAAATTCCTTCGCAGCCAAAAGTCACAGGTAGAATCTGCCAGCCAGTGTATAAAATTATAGAAAAAGGCCCAATTTGTTGGATTTGGATGGGCGATGAAGACAAATGTGATATCGATTTAATTCCGCCCTACGAAGATTTTGGTTTGGATCAGCCAGGCTGGGATTTCCACTCGGCTAATTATTTTCATCTTGAAGGCCGCTCTCAGTTATTGGTCGATAACTTAATGGACCTTACCCACCTTCCTTATGTGCATCACCATATCGCAGGGAAAGATTCGATGGCAGATATACCCATTGTCACTGAAGAGCGTGAAAGAAGTTATCGCATAACACGCAATGGCAAGGCCCCCTGGAATGATTATTTCAAGATGGTCTTTGGCCCAGAAGCTGAATTCGAGGGTGTATGTGATTTTATGATCAAGAGCGATTTTTTCGGTCCTGAATTCATGTCCACAAGTCTACCCATTATCACGGCAGTGCCTGGCAAAAGTGAGGTTCCCAAAGAGTTGGGTTCGTTGATGATACTTCATGGTGCTACCCCTGAAACCGACACGACAACTCACTATTTTGGGTTTTCTACGCGTAATTTCAGGTTAGGTGATGAAAGCTTAAACCAATTCCAACTTGCCGCCGATCAGAAAATCCGTGCCCAAGACCAGGTAGCGATCAACGCTGTAGAAAAGAGGCTCGATTTTGCGGTCACTCAACAACGAGAACTGTTAGTTGGAGCAGACAAGCCTGCGGTTCAGGTTAGAAGAAGGATTGAAGCCATGCTGGCGGAAGAAAATGTGCCTTTAGCTGACGCATAA
- a CDS encoding DoxX family protein gives MFYQYEKYCLAILRVVTALLYMQHGAQKLFHFPEGGHHQGPLDLFSLTGFAGILEFFGGLCLLMGLGTRSVAFLLSGQMAVAYFLFYASKDFFPVVNGGELAVMYCFVFFYFIFSGPGAWSVDAVLKARLNRSTVN, from the coding sequence ATGTTTTATCAATATGAAAAATACTGCCTAGCCATTTTACGGGTTGTAACAGCACTGCTTTATATGCAACACGGTGCGCAGAAATTGTTTCACTTCCCTGAGGGAGGGCATCATCAAGGGCCCTTGGATTTGTTCAGTTTAACGGGCTTCGCTGGCATTTTAGAGTTCTTTGGTGGCCTTTGCTTGTTAATGGGGCTGGGTACTCGCAGTGTGGCTTTCTTATTGAGCGGACAGATGGCTGTGGCTTACTTTCTTTTTTACGCATCAAAAGACTTTTTTCCTGTGGTCAATGGTGGAGAGCTAGCCGTGATGTACTGTTTCGTCTTTTTCTATTTCATCTTCTCAGGTCCTGGTGCCTGGTCTGTGGATGCAGTCTTAAAGGCAAGGTTAAACCGCTCGACGGTTAACTGA
- a CDS encoding arylsulfatase, with translation MRYQRHYGITINAVWLSAFLLLTGCSSEAVNVSSEPVIENKVLESPSDTRPNIVIIVADDLGLTDLGVFGSEIATPNIDSLANAGVRLTNFHTAATCSPTRAMLLSGTDNHLAGLGAMDEVMQAFAPYLLDKPGYQGYLNDSVATLPEVLAEADYQRFMVGKWHLGKKDGQMPAARGFQRSFALMEGGAGHFDDMSIMPFAKKATYVEDDKPATLPDHFYSSPFFTSKMKQYLHERDKTKPFMSYMAYTAPHWPLQAPESSIAKYKGKYDEGYEALLASRLEKQKALGLIAKSSQIPPLPRNIKPWASLTVEEKKISAKQMEIYAAMVSDLDTAIGDLVTYLKDEGVYDNTVIFFMSDNGTEANTPNSPAYKSFLSKFVATCCDNSYENMGKANSYVMYGPQWARAGSSIKRLNKGSVTQGGIHTPAFVHFPKMVKPKQYDGIVSVMDVMPTILELANAKHPYSAASETNKFGPMRGASMMSMLTGKSVNLHGDDYVLGAELHGNKAVRKGDWKLLSISRPAGNGQWGLYNLADDPAELIDVSTQHPEKVAELKLAWQQYAEEVGVQEMRPRKKH, from the coding sequence ATGAGATATCAAAGACACTATGGAATAACAATTAATGCAGTATGGTTGAGTGCTTTTCTTTTACTAACAGGATGTTCCTCAGAGGCGGTTAACGTAAGTAGTGAGCCAGTTATAGAAAATAAAGTGCTGGAATCGCCATCAGACACACGTCCTAATATCGTCATTATTGTTGCCGATGATTTGGGATTAACCGATTTAGGCGTGTTTGGTAGCGAAATAGCAACCCCGAATATCGATTCATTAGCAAATGCTGGTGTAAGGCTAACTAATTTTCATACCGCTGCAACCTGTTCGCCTACCCGAGCAATGTTACTTTCCGGCACGGATAATCACTTGGCGGGTCTAGGGGCCATGGATGAAGTTATGCAAGCGTTCGCGCCTTATCTTTTAGATAAACCAGGTTACCAAGGGTATTTAAACGATAGCGTTGCAACCTTACCTGAAGTTTTGGCGGAAGCTGATTACCAACGTTTTATGGTCGGCAAATGGCACTTAGGTAAAAAAGATGGACAAATGCCTGCCGCTCGCGGTTTTCAACGTTCTTTTGCACTAATGGAAGGCGGAGCGGGGCACTTCGATGATATGTCTATTATGCCATTCGCCAAAAAAGCAACTTATGTAGAAGATGATAAGCCAGCGACGTTACCTGACCATTTTTATTCATCGCCGTTTTTCACCAGTAAGATGAAGCAATATCTACATGAGCGGGATAAAACTAAGCCTTTCATGTCCTATATGGCATATACCGCTCCCCACTGGCCCTTGCAAGCCCCAGAGTCTTCAATAGCGAAATACAAAGGTAAGTATGATGAAGGCTACGAAGCGCTTTTAGCGAGTCGCTTAGAAAAACAAAAAGCACTCGGTTTAATTGCAAAGTCTAGCCAAATTCCCCCCTTACCAAGGAATATAAAACCTTGGGCAAGTTTGACCGTTGAAGAAAAGAAAATTTCAGCTAAGCAAATGGAAATCTATGCGGCTATGGTATCTGACTTAGATACCGCCATTGGTGATTTGGTCACCTACTTAAAAGATGAGGGGGTATACGATAATACTGTCATTTTCTTTATGTCAGATAATGGTACTGAAGCCAATACACCTAACTCACCAGCCTACAAAAGCTTCTTGAGTAAATTTGTTGCGACATGTTGTGACAATAGTTACGAAAACATGGGCAAGGCTAACTCCTATGTTATGTACGGTCCGCAATGGGCACGTGCCGGTAGCAGTATTAAACGGCTAAACAAAGGCTCAGTGACACAAGGTGGCATTCATACCCCAGCATTTGTCCATTTCCCTAAAATGGTTAAACCAAAGCAATATGACGGCATCGTCAGTGTTATGGATGTCATGCCAACCATATTAGAATTAGCTAACGCAAAACATCCTTATTCTGCGGCGAGTGAAACAAACAAATTCGGGCCAATGCGCGGGGCATCAATGATGAGCATGCTGACCGGAAAAAGCGTCAATCTACACGGCGATGATTATGTCTTAGGCGCAGAGCTTCATGGGAATAAAGCTGTGCGTAAAGGGGATTGGAAGTTACTTTCTATTTCGCGACCTGCGGGCAATGGGCAGTGGGGATTGTATAATCTAGCTGATGATCCTGCGGAATTGATTGATGTATCAACACAACACCCTGAAAAGGTTGCAGAACTTAAGCTCGCTTGGCAACAGTATGCTGAAGAAGTGGGTGTACAAGAGATGCGACCACGCAAAAAACATTAA
- a CDS encoding siderophore-interacting protein: MATRPEPRNLVVINSRYITPNMLRITLGGEEMSDFPADQDSAYVKLIFPRADGGRPMMRTYTVRSQTENSIDVDFALHEAKGPASSWAVSAKVGDKIIVGGPGPKKLLNQDADWVIICGDMTALPAISVNLAILPKDTKGYAVLEVVDEADIQELAHPDNVQLIWVVSKPSTDTEVLPLLDRIKSLPELEGNLSVWVACEFSTMKAIRKYLRTTFDLPKSHFYTSSYWKLGVSEDEHKIAKKEDAES, translated from the coding sequence ATGGCTACTAGGCCCGAACCAAGAAATTTAGTTGTGATCAACAGCCGTTATATCACACCTAATATGTTACGTATTACCTTAGGCGGCGAGGAGATGAGTGACTTTCCCGCAGATCAAGACAGCGCTTACGTGAAGTTAATTTTTCCAAGGGCCGATGGCGGTCGTCCTATGATGAGAACCTACACCGTTCGTAGCCAAACAGAGAATTCGATTGATGTTGATTTTGCTTTGCATGAAGCGAAAGGCCCAGCCTCTTCATGGGCAGTCAGTGCTAAAGTCGGCGATAAGATTATTGTTGGCGGGCCTGGTCCTAAAAAACTGCTTAACCAAGATGCAGATTGGGTAATTATCTGTGGTGATATGACAGCCTTACCGGCTATTAGTGTCAATCTTGCAATATTACCAAAAGACACAAAAGGTTATGCGGTGCTAGAAGTAGTAGATGAAGCAGATATCCAAGAATTGGCGCATCCTGACAATGTGCAATTAATATGGGTTGTCAGCAAACCCAGTACCGATACAGAAGTCCTGCCTTTACTGGATCGCATCAAATCACTACCTGAACTTGAAGGTAATTTATCAGTATGGGTTGCCTGTGAATTCAGCACAATGAAAGCTATTCGTAAGTATTTGAGAACCACTTTTGACCTACCTAAAAGTCATTTCTATACCTCCAGTTACTGGAAACTCGGGGTCAGTGAAGATGAGCATAAAATTGCTAAAAAAGAAGATGCAGAATCCTAA
- a CDS encoding PDR/VanB family oxidoreductase, whose protein sequence is MFDVVIKNKTLETPHICSFELARKDGGELPAFSAGSHVDVQLPNSLTRQYSLISHAQSQAFYKIAVLKDANSRGGSLALHDTLNVGDEIAISEPRNLFPINAKSDKVLLFAGGIGITPILSMAIELDGIGVDFELHYRAKSKEQAAFYQLLLNCPFASKVSYYFSDQPENNNTRLNQALSHFTENTHLYTCGPVGYMEHIFDVARANSWKEENLHKENFKAEPKIAESGDKPFKLILKRSGLEIDVAVEQTALEAIEDAGVTVDMSCEMGICGACLTPVIDGVPDHRDEFLSADEKSKNNQFTPCCSRSLTDTLIIDL, encoded by the coding sequence ATGTTTGACGTTGTTATTAAGAATAAAACACTGGAAACACCCCATATTTGTAGTTTTGAATTAGCGCGCAAAGACGGCGGAGAATTGCCGGCCTTTTCAGCGGGTAGTCATGTAGATGTGCAGCTACCTAATAGCTTGACTCGGCAATATTCTTTGATAAGCCATGCACAATCTCAAGCGTTCTATAAAATTGCTGTTTTAAAGGATGCTAACTCAAGGGGCGGCTCGCTGGCACTGCATGATACGCTCAACGTTGGGGATGAAATCGCTATATCGGAACCGCGTAATTTATTTCCTATCAATGCGAAAAGTGACAAAGTCCTTCTTTTTGCGGGGGGGATAGGGATCACGCCTATATTGTCGATGGCAATAGAACTTGATGGTATCGGCGTTGATTTTGAGCTGCATTATCGCGCTAAATCGAAAGAGCAGGCTGCGTTTTATCAACTGCTGTTAAATTGCCCATTCGCATCTAAGGTGTCTTACTATTTCTCTGATCAGCCAGAAAATAACAATACTAGGCTTAACCAAGCCTTAAGTCATTTTACTGAAAATACCCATTTATACACCTGTGGACCGGTGGGGTATATGGAGCACATATTTGATGTGGCAAGAGCGAATTCGTGGAAAGAAGAAAATCTGCATAAAGAGAACTTCAAAGCGGAGCCTAAGATTGCCGAATCAGGTGATAAGCCATTTAAACTTATTCTAAAACGTTCAGGGTTGGAAATTGATGTCGCTGTCGAGCAAACGGCCTTGGAGGCTATAGAAGACGCTGGCGTAACGGTTGATATGTCCTGCGAGATGGGTATATGCGGTGCGTGTTTAACACCTGTTATTGACGGAGTACCGGATCACCGAGACGAGTTTTTATCTGCTGATGAAAAGTCCAAGAACAATCAATTTACCCCATGCTGCTCAAGGTCGTTAACTGACACGTTAATAATAGATTTGTAA
- a CDS encoding TonB-dependent receptor, protein MKLKKLSLYFPLLAFSALSLQTTAQETVNQEAEADESNAIETIMVTAQRKSQSLQDAAVPMLAVNQDSLTRQGLDSGQDLGRLSPSLGISPGGGPLTSIFVRGVGALTVNPLTDAAVAQNIDGVYLGRSSGAAGQALFDLERVEVLKGPQGTLYGRNATGGVVNYIPEKPQLRETSGYAQVEAGNYSRLGFQGAYNAPLGDDAAVRFSVNSLQRDGYSDDGTNDADTFAIRAQVYFEPSDEFNIRFAADYSENSGIGQGGDLIGTFSNDSGSLTDFTPSGIELFSGPTSDAANDIRTGVLHTPSFAPYKPLSIDDLGQDLSFTGLMVELNYTTESGTFSVIPAYRKSDQVYTFVGPGFAPAKTSEENEQTSLEARFTTDFEGPFNGILGAFYFDEEIQTSGVFAQNYASPIQNYENGGDSWAIFGQGTYDISETFRINLGLRYTEDKKYVEGISDTFVTFCGGTPASGDFLTPPASFGNGCASGAIPAHPITSDRDEFIAYFVNEGLIAPDSVATIPGMGPPPAYPFTIPGNISPQIATIANVGEGFIQADLDYSETTYRIGLEYDVAKDNLLYATFETGYRAGGVDLSAVSPTYDPEYIDAFTIGSKNRFLDNTLQLNLEAFHWKYDGQQVTYFTTLDSASSFPIANGDSTIQGLDVDMIWAVGQNTTISGNAQFLDSTYDSLTLVSDPGQGRFGCASTGVTGAIENYDCSGESLLYSPDFGAGMAINHHIEFDEYNLSLTAQASHRSEQETNFLFVDATKAKSYTTLDLDATLMSASGDINWAISVFVRNVTDEIFVANSNVNNRGLTYAIHNPPRTFGIRLKADFY, encoded by the coding sequence ATGAAACTAAAAAAGCTATCTTTATATTTTCCGCTTCTGGCATTTTCAGCACTATCACTTCAAACTACAGCTCAAGAGACTGTAAACCAAGAAGCAGAGGCTGACGAAAGCAATGCCATTGAAACAATTATGGTTACAGCTCAACGCAAGTCTCAGTCATTACAGGACGCGGCTGTACCAATGTTGGCGGTCAATCAGGATTCACTGACTCGTCAGGGTCTTGATTCTGGTCAAGACCTAGGAAGGCTTTCCCCTTCATTAGGGATAAGTCCTGGTGGTGGCCCACTGACAAGTATTTTTGTTCGTGGCGTAGGGGCGTTGACCGTCAATCCTTTGACTGACGCCGCTGTTGCGCAGAACATCGATGGGGTTTATCTAGGGCGCTCTAGTGGTGCCGCGGGACAAGCGCTTTTCGATTTAGAGCGGGTAGAGGTTCTAAAAGGGCCTCAAGGTACCCTATATGGACGAAACGCGACGGGCGGTGTTGTTAATTACATCCCTGAAAAACCCCAGTTACGTGAAACTTCAGGTTACGCTCAAGTTGAAGCAGGTAATTATTCAAGATTAGGCTTCCAAGGCGCTTACAATGCACCGCTTGGGGATGATGCTGCTGTGAGATTCTCGGTTAACTCATTGCAACGCGATGGTTACTCTGACGATGGCACTAACGATGCCGATACGTTTGCCATTCGAGCTCAAGTTTACTTTGAACCTTCTGATGAATTTAACATTCGTTTTGCCGCAGATTATTCTGAAAATTCAGGGATAGGCCAAGGCGGTGACCTGATAGGTACGTTTAGTAATGACTCGGGTAGCCTAACTGATTTTACTCCTTCAGGAATTGAACTTTTTTCTGGCCCTACCTCAGATGCAGCTAACGACATTCGAACGGGTGTGCTGCACACGCCATCGTTTGCACCATACAAACCGTTAAGTATTGACGATTTAGGTCAGGATCTTTCATTTACAGGCTTGATGGTTGAACTAAATTACACGACTGAATCAGGTACATTCAGTGTGATCCCCGCGTACAGAAAATCAGATCAAGTGTACACATTTGTTGGTCCCGGATTTGCCCCCGCTAAAACGAGCGAGGAAAATGAGCAAACGAGTTTAGAGGCGCGCTTTACGACTGATTTCGAAGGTCCCTTTAATGGTATTTTGGGCGCATTCTATTTTGACGAAGAAATTCAAACCAGTGGCGTGTTCGCGCAAAACTATGCCTCGCCCATCCAAAATTATGAGAATGGTGGCGACTCGTGGGCTATATTTGGTCAGGGAACATATGACATATCGGAAACTTTCCGTATAAATCTAGGTTTGCGTTACACCGAAGATAAAAAGTACGTTGAGGGTATCAGTGATACCTTTGTGACCTTCTGTGGTGGTACACCGGCAAGCGGCGATTTTCTGACTCCGCCAGCAAGTTTTGGTAACGGTTGTGCCTCTGGCGCTATACCAGCTCACCCTATCACTTCAGATCGAGACGAATTTATTGCCTACTTTGTAAATGAAGGATTAATTGCACCAGACTCAGTTGCCACTATTCCCGGCATGGGGCCTCCTCCAGCTTATCCCTTTACCATTCCAGGTAATATTTCCCCTCAAATCGCGACAATAGCAAATGTGGGCGAAGGTTTTATACAGGCAGACTTAGATTACAGCGAAACGACATACCGAATTGGCTTAGAGTATGACGTGGCCAAAGACAATTTATTGTACGCAACGTTCGAAACAGGTTATCGCGCAGGTGGTGTAGATTTATCTGCCGTATCGCCTACCTATGACCCAGAGTATATTGATGCATTTACCATCGGTTCGAAAAATCGCTTTTTAGACAACACCCTTCAACTTAACTTAGAAGCATTTCACTGGAAGTATGATGGGCAGCAAGTTACTTATTTCACTACATTAGATAGCGCATCGTCGTTTCCGATTGCTAATGGTGACTCAACCATACAAGGTTTAGATGTAGATATGATTTGGGCTGTTGGCCAAAACACGACGATAAGTGGTAATGCGCAATTCCTAGATTCGACCTACGACTCGCTGACGTTGGTATCGGACCCTGGACAAGGTCGGTTTGGATGTGCATCAACAGGTGTAACAGGTGCAATCGAAAACTACGATTGTTCTGGAGAAAGCTTATTGTATTCTCCTGATTTCGGTGCCGGAATGGCAATAAACCATCATATTGAGTTTGACGAATATAATTTGTCCTTGACTGCACAGGCGTCTCATCGTTCTGAGCAAGAAACTAATTTCTTGTTTGTCGATGCGACAAAAGCAAAGTCTTACACAACGCTAGACTTAGATGCCACGCTTATGTCTGCCTCAGGCGATATTAACTGGGCTATATCTGTGTTTGTTCGCAATGTGACCGATGAGATATTTGTGGCTAACTCTAATGTCAACAACCGAGGGCTAACGTACGCTATTCACAATCCACCTCGTACCTTTGGAATTCGTTTAAAAGCAGACTTTTATTAG
- a CDS encoding LysR substrate-binding domain-containing protein, with protein sequence MRFKGLDLNLLVALDALIAERNVTRAGERIHLSQSGMSSAVSRLRQYFDDELFVQVGRELIPTSLTETLAKPVRRILVEMENTIISRPKFDPASDERCYRIAASELTTMVLMPTVISRLAQDAPNIRLNLSTIGETDLLDKGDIDLMIIPKQFTQDGHPFDEIYQEGYKCICWQENTSIGEKITFEDYQSAGHVVVSYGKNNAPAFDSWFMSHYGISRRVEIMTSNLLAPPSLIIGTQRIATVHSRLAQIVSQSLPIRVLQPPIEIPPLTQSMQYHRNRENDVGLSWLRQLIIDVAKTI encoded by the coding sequence ATGCGATTTAAAGGCCTAGATTTGAACTTACTCGTTGCGCTAGATGCACTCATAGCGGAGCGCAATGTCACACGAGCCGGTGAGCGAATACATCTTAGCCAATCGGGAATGAGTTCAGCGGTTTCACGCTTAAGACAATATTTTGATGATGAATTATTTGTGCAAGTAGGCAGAGAACTCATCCCCACATCGCTTACTGAAACGCTAGCTAAACCCGTTCGGCGAATTCTAGTAGAAATGGAAAATACCATAATAAGTAGACCTAAATTTGACCCTGCCAGTGATGAACGGTGTTATAGAATCGCTGCGTCAGAATTAACAACTATGGTATTAATGCCCACTGTGATTAGTCGGCTGGCCCAGGACGCTCCTAATATTCGCTTGAATTTATCGACCATTGGTGAAACCGATTTGCTTGATAAAGGGGATATTGACTTAATGATTATTCCAAAACAGTTCACGCAAGACGGACACCCCTTCGATGAGATATATCAAGAAGGTTACAAATGCATTTGTTGGCAAGAAAACACATCGATTGGAGAAAAAATAACGTTTGAGGATTATCAATCTGCTGGCCATGTTGTCGTCAGCTACGGTAAAAATAACGCCCCAGCCTTTGATAGTTGGTTTATGAGTCATTATGGTATTAGTCGAAGAGTAGAAATTATGACGTCTAATCTGCTAGCGCCGCCGTCCCTCATTATCGGTACGCAACGCATCGCAACCGTACACAGTAGGCTGGCACAAATAGTTAGCCAATCATTACCCATCAGAGTGTTACAGCCCCCGATTGAAATTCCCCCCTTGACGCAAAGTATGCAATATCATCGAAATCGAGAAAATGATGTAGGATTAAGCTGGCTAAGACAATTGATTATCGATGTGGCAAAAACGATTTAA
- a CDS encoding glutathione S-transferase family protein: protein MSNIVLYTSPGSCSRVTAIVLEELALEFETRVVRFMKGEHKSPEFKLKNPKGKVPALIYKGQTLTENVAIITYLNQLHGQLLPATDNALDCAKQIADLCFCSATLHPLVTRIRMPGFFAGDDNAKTVQDIAFNAMDEFFHLIDNQLADQQWWYQDQWSAMDAYLFWCFWRVQGAGYPVEKFAHYCAHAQRMEQRPAVKRAIARDDEAIKILENEGLLFTPKKIIR from the coding sequence GTGAGTAATATCGTTCTTTATACGTCGCCAGGAAGTTGCTCTCGCGTGACTGCCATTGTATTAGAAGAACTAGCGCTTGAATTTGAAACGCGAGTTGTGCGTTTTATGAAAGGTGAGCATAAATCTCCTGAATTTAAACTGAAAAATCCTAAAGGAAAAGTCCCTGCGCTTATCTACAAGGGCCAGACGCTCACTGAAAATGTCGCCATTATTACCTATTTAAATCAACTACATGGTCAACTGTTACCTGCAACTGACAATGCCCTAGACTGTGCAAAACAGATTGCCGATCTGTGTTTTTGTTCTGCAACACTGCACCCTTTAGTCACACGTATAAGAATGCCAGGATTTTTTGCAGGCGACGATAATGCAAAAACAGTGCAAGACATTGCCTTTAATGCCATGGATGAGTTTTTTCACCTAATTGACAACCAGTTAGCTGATCAGCAATGGTGGTATCAAGATCAATGGTCAGCTATGGATGCCTATCTTTTTTGGTGTTTCTGGCGTGTTCAAGGGGCTGGTTACCCTGTTGAAAAGTTTGCTCATTACTGCGCTCATGCGCAAAGAATGGAACAACGCCCCGCGGTAAAAAGGGCTATTGCCCGTGATGATGAAGCGATTAAGATTTTGGAAAACGAAGGTTTGCTGTTTACACCCAAAAAGATTATTCGTTAA
- a CDS encoding carboxylesterase/lipase family protein, with protein MNSNNTITATTKLGKVAGKLVNDVAIFYGVPYAKNPFSPERRFQAPEAINPWEKTLDATVITPPVPQPGRGADVELVGRAGDLTVNVWTPGAAVQADTKMPVMVWLPGGAFIREDAAEEVYDGRRFAEHGVVVVTVNYRVGVDGFMHFDDAPDNRGILDQILALRWVKEHIQDFGGDPKNVTLFGQSAGAGSVAILLGSKKASGLYQKAIMQSPPMQAITKTQAARVTSEFAKQQNVQATMTDIADIPFSQLVEGVIGMGNSITDHKQWGMLSWGGTAFLPVIDGDVIEISPMADLLNNGDPSIPVIVGSTDQESRLYLVPGGAIDRIEETELSLFLENLKLGSDAFDVYRKTDEISFGDVYAQAQSDYTFRMPALHIAEQLVAMGNPVWKYNFAWSSPAYDGRLGAAHFVDVPFTFNTLDSEQAISFVDAQPPKSLANYMQAQWLRFAKTGSTEWPAYNRVDRAVMEFNNKHQVIHDPNKGVRQLWQNYSF; from the coding sequence ATGAATTCTAATAACACCATCACCGCAACGACCAAACTAGGAAAGGTAGCGGGTAAGCTTGTTAACGATGTGGCTATTTTCTATGGCGTGCCTTATGCAAAAAATCCTTTTAGCCCTGAGCGACGTTTTCAGGCGCCAGAAGCGATAAACCCCTGGGAGAAAACGTTGGATGCGACTGTCATTACACCTCCTGTTCCGCAGCCAGGGCGGGGGGCGGACGTAGAATTGGTTGGCCGGGCAGGGGATCTTACCGTCAATGTATGGACGCCGGGCGCTGCTGTGCAAGCAGATACGAAAATGCCCGTTATGGTTTGGCTACCGGGAGGGGCGTTTATTCGCGAAGATGCTGCAGAGGAGGTTTACGATGGGCGTCGTTTTGCCGAACATGGCGTGGTGGTGGTGACCGTTAATTATCGGGTTGGTGTAGACGGTTTCATGCATTTCGACGATGCACCTGATAACAGAGGGATCTTAGATCAAATTCTAGCGTTGCGCTGGGTGAAAGAACATATTCAGGATTTTGGAGGTGACCCTAAGAACGTTACCTTGTTCGGCCAATCAGCTGGTGCGGGCAGCGTAGCCATTTTGCTGGGCAGTAAAAAAGCCAGTGGCCTATATCAAAAAGCGATTATGCAAAGCCCACCTATGCAAGCAATCACAAAAACACAAGCCGCTCGAGTAACCAGTGAGTTTGCGAAGCAACAAAATGTACAAGCCACAATGACAGATATTGCTGACATACCTTTTTCGCAGCTTGTCGAAGGTGTTATCGGCATGGGGAATTCGATTACAGATCACAAGCAATGGGGCATGCTATCTTGGGGTGGCACGGCCTTTTTACCGGTTATTGATGGTGATGTTATTGAAATATCGCCAATGGCTGATTTACTAAATAACGGCGATCCTTCTATACCCGTTATTGTGGGAAGTACTGACCAAGAATCAAGGCTGTACTTAGTGCCAGGCGGTGCAATTGATCGAATTGAAGAAACTGAATTATCTTTATTTTTGGAAAACTTAAAGCTCGGAAGCGATGCGTTCGATGTTTACCGTAAAACTGACGAAATTTCGTTTGGTGATGTATACGCTCAGGCACAGTCCGATTATACGTTTCGTATGCCCGCTTTGCATATCGCTGAGCAGTTAGTCGCCATGGGGAATCCCGTATGGAAATATAATTTCGCATGGTCGTCGCCTGCTTATGACGGACGTTTGGGGGCAGCGCATTTTGTCGATGTTCCCTTTACCTTTAACACCCTTGATAGTGAACAAGCTATAAGTTTTGTCGATGCTCAACCGCCTAAATCTTTGGCTAATTACATGCAGGCTCAATGGTTGCGTTTTGCCAAAACGGGCAGTACTGAATGGCCCGCTTACAATCGGGTCGATCGCGCAGTAATGGAATTCAATAACAAGCACCAGGTAATACATGACCCCAACAAGGGCGTAAGGCAGTTATGGCAGAACTATTCGTTCTGA